One part of the Anopheles coustani chromosome 2, idAnoCousDA_361_x.2, whole genome shotgun sequence genome encodes these proteins:
- the LOC131265178 gene encoding surface protein-like yields the protein MASARILQRAETAMEIAGDFLFADEDGDTDDDADEGSENCSEDADAEGENDADDETKSNASESAASKSDQKDGERKENDSASNSTTDGKTKKSEKGVAKKLKSLMGVVTRPLGSKLQWRVDFNFEASNRAAKTNNRKRDSQPNTVNTADRKKTTRAPKDEEKPNSSIDAGEIKRLRKENKVLEKLADMFLDEYIQLKRKFGELSEVEGQLAAARSSYDSLKAELKESQSNRESLLNKMAKQSEEHRVEVARLNDELKKIGKDLSKMAQEKKSIEDKHKKNEDALLIMRKV from the exons ATGGCTAGCGCTAGAATACTGCAACGTGCCGAGACGGCAATGGAAATTGCTggggattttctttttgcggACGAAGACGGCGACACCGATGACGATGCCGACGAGGGTAGTGAAAATTGCAGTGAGGATGCCGATGCAGAAGGAGAAAATGATGCTGACGACGAAACAAAGTCAAACGCGTCGGAATCCGCCGCATCAAAAAGCGACCAAAAGGATGgcgaacggaaggaaaacgatTCTGCCTCAAATTCTACTACGGATGGTAAAACGAAG AAATCCGAAAAGGGTGTGGCGAAAAAACTGAAGAGTCTTATGGGTGTTGTTACGCGGCCTCTCG GTTCTAAGTTGCAGTGGAGAGTTGACTTCAATTTTGAGGCATCAAATAGGGCCGCGAAAACTAACAATCGGAAAAGAGATTCCCAACCCAACACGGTCAATACTGCTGACCGTAAGAAAACCACTCGGGCTCCAAAAGATGAAGAGAAACCCAACTCGTCTATTGATGCTGGTGAAATCAAGCGT ttacgaaaggaaaacaaagtatTGGAAAAGCTGGCCGATATGTTTCTGGATG AATACATccagttgaaaagaaaattcggAGAGCTGTCGGAG GTCGAAGGTCAACTGGCGGCTGCCCGGAGCAGCTATGATAGCCTGAAGGCAG AACTGAAGGAATCGCAAAGCAACCGCGAAAGTTTGCTCAACAAAATGGCCAAACAATCCGAAGAGCACCGTGTTGAGGTCGCTCGATTGAATGATGAACTTAAGAAAATTGGGAAAGACCTCTCAAAG ATGGCACAGGAGAAGAAGTCTATTGaagataaacataaaaagaatGAAGATGCGTTATTAATAATGAGGAAAG TTTGA